Below is a genomic region from Telmatobacter sp. DSM 110680.
TTTGCGGAGATTCAAGAGGATCCGGGGTATTTCAAGAAAGAAAACCTGCAATCTCAGGAGATGAACTTCAGCCAGCTTGATGGCTATATTCGCGACCTGCGCCAGAGCGGGTTCGACACCATGCGCCTGCGGGTGGCCTTGTGGCACAAGCTTGCTTATCCGCTCATCGCGATCGTCATGGCCGTGCTGGCGATCCCTTTTGCGCTTTCCATGGGGCGTCGGGGCTCCCTTACCGGCATCGCTGTGGCCATATCGGTGGCTCTCGCGTATTGGGTTGTGGACGGCTTGTTCAGCGCTATGGGCAACGTGAATTACCTTCCTGCCGCGCTGGCTGCCTGGTCCCCCGATATCCTGTTTGGGTTGGCCGGCGGTTACCTACTGCTTAGAACTCCGACTTGAGCATTCGATTCACAGAAGACCCAATCGACGGCTAGCATCATGCCCCGTACAATGGAAATATGCTTCGCGAACTGGGCCCGCTGCTCCGCTATATGCGCCGTTATCGTTGGGGCTACCTTTGGGGTACGCTAGCATGCATCGCCACGAATATAGCGGCAGTCCAGGGGCCGCAGATTTTAAGAAAAACAATTGATGAACTGGAACGCGGAGTTTCCCGCGAGCGCATCGTTTTTCTGGCCTGCGTGTTCATCGGAATTTACATCGTTAAGGGAATTTTCCTCTACGCCCAGCGCTGGATCCTGATTGGAATTTCTCGGGAGATCGAGTTCGATCTTCGCAACGACCTTTTTCTGCAACTGGAGCGGCAGGACGCAAACTTCTACCAGAAATACCGCACCGGCGACGTTATGGCCCGGATGACCAATGATCTGAACGCGGTGCGTATGCTGCTGGGTCCGGCCCTGATGTACAGCGCTAACACGGTGTTTTTTACGGTAGGCGCCCTTTATTTTCTCCTTCGCATCAGTCCGTGGTTGACACTTGTGGCGTGGGCTCCAATGCCGCTGGCCAGCATTCTGGTTCAATACTTCGGCCGCAAAATTCACGATCGCTTCGAGAAGATTCAGGAAAGCTTCTCCGAGATATCGTCGCAGGCTCAAGAGAATTATTCAGGCGCGCGACTGGTTCGGGCATTCGGACGCGAACAATCGCAGATGAGCCTGTTCGAAAAATTGAATCGCCAATATATTCATCGGGCCCAGGGTCTGGTCCAACTGATGGGCATGTTGTGGCCGACACTCGAGTTCATCCTGGGCATAGCCATGATCATCACGCTGCTCGTTGGTGGTCACGAGGTGGTCGCACACCGCATCACGCCTGGCGATTTCGTGGCATTCAACACCTACATGATCCTGCTGATCTGGCCCATCATCGCTGTGGGCTGGGTCGTTAATCTCTTTCAACGTGGAACAGCCTCGGTGAAACGTATCGATGAAATCCTGCGTGCGGTTCCCGGAATCGACGATAGCGAGGCTGATCCGGCGATTTCCGGCGATGCTCTTCTTCGCGGAGAGATCGAGTTTCGCAATCTAAATTTCAGTTACGGCGAGACGCAGGTTCTGCGCGACATCTCCCTCAAGATTCCTGCAGGGTCGAGCCTCGCTATTGTAGGACCAACGGGGTCAGGAAAAACGACTCTGGTTAACCTCATCGCTCGTCTGTACGAAGCGCCGGAAGGTTCCTTGTGCATGGATGGGCGCCCGATTCGCAAGTATCCGTTGGAAGTGGTGCGTCGCAACCTGGGAATCGTGCCACAAGAAACTTTTCTATTCAGCGAGACGATCCGCGAGAATCTTGCCTTCGGCGTCTCGGCCAGTTCCGATGAAGAACTTCTGCAGGCAGCTGAAGCCGCACATATCCGACGTGAATTCGAGGATTTTCCGCAGGGATTCGAGACGATGGTAGGCGAACGCGGTATGACGCTGTCGGGCGGCCAGAAGCAACGCCTGGCTATTGCGCGCGCGCTGCTACGGCGACCCGCGATATTGGTATTAGATGACGCCCTCGCCAGCGTCGATACTTATACCGAGGAACGCATTCTGGGTGGATTGCGCAACTACACGACTACATCCACCACGATTCTGATTTCGCACCGCGTATCAACTGTGCGCAATGCTGACCAGATCGCGGTGTTGGATCATGGCAAGATTGTGGAGATAGGCCGCCACGATGAGTTACTGGCGCTTGATGGCTACTATGCGAGTCTCTACCAGAAACAGCAACTGGAAGAAGAACTGACGGTCGCCGGCTAATTCAGGCCGTCCAGTTGCCCGCAGCATGCGTCTCGGTGCGAGACATCCAGGTGGCACCCGTTGCGGGACTTGAAGAGATCCCGCCCGTCAATTGACCGGGGTTAATCTGACTGTCATGAGAATCTGCAAAGACTTGCTTCCAGGCGTCCCGCACGTTGCGCACATTGGCAATTACCTGCTCGAATTTTGTCCTGGAATTCTGCTGCGAACCCTGAAGCATCAGTGCAAACATGGCAACATAGAAATCGGAGAGGGACTCAGCGGCGTTGCCACCGACTTCCTTGTCGAGCGTCGCCTGTAGACGAACAACGATGTCCATCGCCCGCTTCACCGCCGCGCGACGCGCTTCTACGTCCTTCCGGCCCACTGCCTCCGCGGCATTGTGCATGAAGCGAATGATGCCGTCGTAGAGTGCGATGGTGAGTTCAACTCCGGAGGCTCCCTCAAGAGAGTGTGCCCGATACGCATCCATGCTAATGCTCCTAGCCGTTCTGATTCCGGCTGTAGCCGGTGACAGCGCTATACATCTCGCTGACCTGCTGAATCATTTCTGGAATCGATTGCAAAATCTGATTGGCGGTATTCAGCTCCGTTGTCAGCCTTGCCTTCTGCGTGGCAATCAATGCCTCCTGCTTGGAGACATTGTCATTTAACGTGGTTTCCTGGCTGCTGTTCTCACTGAGGGCCAGACTGATCGCGCCTCCGTCAGCGCTGCTATTGCCAAGACCATTCAACGTATTCGTAAAAGACGCACCAAAACTCCCTGTGTCTTGAAACAGCGAGACCACCTGATTGAAATTGCTGTTCAGCGCGCTGCTAAGCTTGTCTGCGTCGAGACTGATCGTGCCGTCTGCGCTTGCATTTGCGGTGATACCAAGTGAAATCAGCGAATTGATGGAGTTGGAGCCGAAGGATGAACTCACTGCCGAAAGCAAGCCCTCCTGCAACTGCGCCAAAACAGATGTGCCATATAGCGGCTCTGGATTTCCAGATGAGTCTTTGCCCTCCTGGGCATTGATGGCCTTCATCGTAGCGTTGTAGTCCGTCACAAACGTGTTGATCGCCGTCTCAATGCTCGTCGTATCGTTATCGATGACTACCTGCACCGCCTCTGATGTCCCCATTGAACTTGCAGTCCCAGTCGAGAGCAATTGAAAGGTCACGCCCGGGATCGCAGCGGTCACCGTATTCGAGGCGCTGGTGATTCCGGTGACTCCATCGACTGTCATTGTGGCATCGAGGCCATTCTGAATGGTCGCCAGCCCCAGCCCCGTCTTAGTATTGGCGACCGTAGAGTCCGCAAGAGTAGTGGGACTCGCGGGGTCGCTCATCGTGTCGGCAATCGTGATTTGCCCAGCGGAGCCGCTGGTTTGGCTCACTAGTGAGAGTCTCTCGGTGCCATCCGCATTGGTCAGCACACTGGCCGTTACGCCAAGATTAGCGTTGTTGATCGCCCCGGAGAGACCAGAAAGCGTGGCTGCGCTGGAACCATCCCCGACGTTAACCGTTTGCCAATTTCCCGATCCAACCTTGAAAGTGATGCCGCCTGTGAGCGTGTCCGACGCTTTTACCGCATCCGAGGCAGCGCTGGAAGTCTGTGCCAAATTCTGAACCGAGATGGTGTGGGTGCCTGCAACAGCAGTTGCGCTGGCGGATGACAACGTGAGCACGTTTGTATCTGAACTTGACCCCGTTTTGTACGCCATGGTGCCGCTGAAGTCAGTAAGGGTCTGCAGGTCGGTTGATAAGGTAGATAATTGCGTTCCCAGGCTGGTAAGCGTTGTGTCCTTGCTCGTAAGCGCCGTTAACTGTGTCTTCCAAGGCGTCTCTACGGCCTGCAGATTGGTCACAATCTGGTTGACGGTCGTGGTCACATCGAATCCCTGACCGCTCGTAGCCGAGCCAAAACTCAGACCGACTGCCCCCATGCTCTTCCTCCGTGAACCGTCACAATCAGATCAAGGACCAACGCGGGCCAAGCACAATTAGAAATCCTAAAGCAATGGCTTTTGGTAGCAAGGCAAAGTGGGGAACGCCGCAAATTCGCTGCCTTCCCCGCCCTGCTTCTGCATTCAACGTTGACGCTCCGGGGCTACTGGAGCAACTTGGTGATCAGCTGTTGCGACTGGTTAGCCTGCGACAGAGCTGCGATGCCAGTCTGGCTCAGGATCTGGAACTTCGACATATCCGACGTGGCCTGGCCGTAGTCGGTGGCTGTCACGTCATTTTCGGCCGCGAGTGTGTTAGTGGACTGCATAGTCA
It encodes:
- a CDS encoding ABC transporter ATP-binding protein gives rise to the protein MLRELGPLLRYMRRYRWGYLWGTLACIATNIAAVQGPQILRKTIDELERGVSRERIVFLACVFIGIYIVKGIFLYAQRWILIGISREIEFDLRNDLFLQLERQDANFYQKYRTGDVMARMTNDLNAVRMLLGPALMYSANTVFFTVGALYFLLRISPWLTLVAWAPMPLASILVQYFGRKIHDRFEKIQESFSEISSQAQENYSGARLVRAFGREQSQMSLFEKLNRQYIHRAQGLVQLMGMLWPTLEFILGIAMIITLLVGGHEVVAHRITPGDFVAFNTYMILLIWPIIAVGWVVNLFQRGTASVKRIDEILRAVPGIDDSEADPAISGDALLRGEIEFRNLNFSYGETQVLRDISLKIPAGSSLAIVGPTGSGKTTLVNLIARLYEAPEGSLCMDGRPIRKYPLEVVRRNLGIVPQETFLFSETIRENLAFGVSASSDEELLQAAEAAHIRREFEDFPQGFETMVGERGMTLSGGQKQRLAIARALLRRPAILVLDDALASVDTYTEERILGGLRNYTTTSTTILISHRVSTVRNADQIAVLDHGKIVEIGRHDELLALDGYYASLYQKQQLEEELTVAG
- the fliS gene encoding flagellar export chaperone FliS, producing the protein MDAYRAHSLEGASGVELTIALYDGIIRFMHNAAEAVGRKDVEARRAAVKRAMDIVVRLQATLDKEVGGNAAESLSDFYVAMFALMLQGSQQNSRTKFEQVIANVRNVRDAWKQVFADSHDSQINPGQLTGGISSSPATGATWMSRTETHAAGNWTA
- the fliD gene encoding flagellar filament capping protein FliD; the encoded protein is MGAVGLSFGSATSGQGFDVTTTVNQIVTNLQAVETPWKTQLTALTSKDTTLTSLGTQLSTLSTDLQTLTDFSGTMAYKTGSSSDTNVLTLSSASATAVAGTHTISVQNLAQTSSAASDAVKASDTLTGGITFKVGSGNWQTVNVGDGSSAATLSGLSGAINNANLGVTASVLTNADGTERLSLVSQTSGSAGQITIADTMSDPASPTTLADSTVANTKTGLGLATIQNGLDATMTVDGVTGITSASNTVTAAIPGVTFQLLSTGTASSMGTSEAVQVVIDNDTTSIETAINTFVTDYNATMKAINAQEGKDSSGNPEPLYGTSVLAQLQEGLLSAVSSSFGSNSINSLISLGITANASADGTISLDADKLSSALNSNFNQVVSLFQDTGSFGASFTNTLNGLGNSSADGGAISLALSENSSQETTLNDNVSKQEALIATQKARLTTELNTANQILQSIPEMIQQVSEMYSAVTGYSRNQNG